One genomic segment of Hordeum vulgare subsp. vulgare chromosome 2H, MorexV3_pseudomolecules_assembly, whole genome shotgun sequence includes these proteins:
- the LOC123427785 gene encoding aminomethyltransferase, mitochondrial — translation MRGLLACATLARRAAAASSTASSTAARRHLAGAAEVAEAELKKTALYDFHVAHGGKMVPFAGWSMPIQYKDTIMDSTLNCRANGSLFDVSHMCGLSLQGRQAIPFLESLVVADVAALKDGTGSLTVFTNDKGGAIDDSVVTKVNDHHVYLVVNAGCRDKDLAHIGAHMEAFQKKGGDVKWHVHDERSLLALQGPLAAPTLQLLTKEDLSKMYFSDFKMIDINGSACFLTRTGYTGEDGFEISVPSENAVDLAKALLEKSEGKVRLTGLGARDSLRLEAGLCLYGNDMEQHITPVEAGLSWAIGKRRRAEGGFLGAEVILKQLKEGPKIRRVGIFSQGPPPRSHSEIVSGAGENIGEVTSGGFSPCLKKNIAMGYVKNGLHKAGTEFKVVVRGKQYDAVVTKMPFVPTKYYKAP, via the exons ATGAGAGGCCTCCTCGCGTGCGCCACTCTggcccgccgcgccgccgccgcctcctccacgGCGTCCTCCACCGCCGCGCGCCGCCACCTGGCCGGCGCGGCGGAGGTGGCCGAGGCGGAGCTCAAGAAGACGGCGCTGTACGACTTCCACGTGGCGCACGGGGGCAAGATGGTACCCTTCGCCGGCTGGAGCATGCCCATCCAGTACAAGGACACCATCATGGACTCCACCCTCAACTGCCGCGCCAACGGCAGCCTCTTCGACGTCTCCCACATGTGCGGCCTCAGCCTGCAGGGCCGCCAGGCCATCCCCTTCCTCGAGTCCCTCGTCGTCGCCGACGTCGCCGCCCTCAAGGACGGCACCGGCTCCCTCACCGTCTTCACCAACGACAAGGGCGGCGCCATCGACGACTCCGTCGTCACCAAGGTCAACGACCACCACGTCTACCTCGTCGTCAACGCCGGCTGCCGGGACAAGGACCTCGCCCACATCGGCGCCCACATGGAGGCGTTCCAGAAGAAGGGTGGCGACGTCAAGTGGCACGTCCACGACGAGCGCTCCCTCCTCGCCCTGCAG GGTCCTCTTGCTGCACCAACTCTCCAGTTGCTGACAAAGGAAGATTTGAGCAAAATGTACTTCAGTGACTTCAAGATGATTGACATCAATGGATCTGCTTGCTTCCTCACCAGAACTGG CTACACCGGCGAAGATGGATTTGAAATCTCCGTGCCGTCAGAGAACGCGGTCGATCTCGCAAAGGCCCTCCTGGAGAAGTCCGAGGGCAAGGTGAGGCTGACCGGCCTGGGCGCCCGTGACAGTCTCCGGCTGGAGGCGGGCCTCTGCCTGTACGGCAACGACATGGAGCAGCACATCACGCCAGTGGAGGCGGGGCTGTCGTGGGCGATCGGCAAGCGGAGGAGGGCGGAGGGCGGGTTCCTGGGCGCGGAGGTGATCCTGAAGCAGCTCAAGGAAGGCCCCAAGATCCGGCGCGTGGGCATCTTCTCGCAGGGGCCGCCCCCGCGGAGCCACAGCGAGATCGTGAGCGGCGCCGGGGAGAACATCGGCGAGGTGACGAGCGGCGGGTTCAGCCCGTGCCTGAAGAAGAACATCGCCATGGGGTACGTGAAGAACGGGCTGCACAAGGCCGGCACGGAGTTCAAGGTGGTCGTCCGCGGCAAGCAGTACGACGCGGTCGTCACCAAGATGCCCTTCGTGCCCACCAAGTACTACAAGGCCCCGTAG
- the LOC123430782 gene encoding polyphenol oxidase I, chloroplastic-like, with protein MESTRMILSVTPSMPCGLQTLARRNLVRALHHRKDARQPRRLSCEATGGRRVDRRDVLLGLGGAAAAGLGAQRDALAAPIQAPDFLNCNPPDLPNTPPDASCCPPYRDGTIITDFRPPPASSPLRVRPAAHLVDAESLAKYERAVALMKQLPADDPRSFEQQWRVHCAYCGAVFDQVGFPDLEIQIHFCWLFFPWHRLYLYFHERILGKLIGDDTFALPFWNWDAPDGMSLPAIYANGSSPLYNERRDPAHQPPFPLDLDYSDTDANISRDQLIDQNLKIMYRQMVSDAKKRELFLGQPYRAGDQPDTGAGSVENVPHGPVHRWTGDPAQPNREDMGNFYSAARDPIFFAHHGNIDRLWHVWRGLRPSNTDFTDPDWLDAAFLFYDEEARLVRVRVRDCLDTAALRYTYQDVGLPWLNARPAKASAGTPAPATTGTLPATLDRTIRVTVTRPRVSRSRREKDEEEEVLVVEGIQIADHFNEFVKFDVLVNEPERAVGGTPATATGYCAGSFAYTPHMARSDEMRNGPVKTVARFGVCDLMDDIGADGDKTVVVSLVPRCGCEMVTVGGVSISYLK; from the exons ATGGAGAGCACTCGCATGATACTGAGTGTCACCCCTAGCATGCCATGCGGCCTCCAAACCCTTGCGCGCCGCAACCTTGTCCGTGCCCTCCACCACCGCAAGGACGCGAGGCAGCCACGCCGTCTCTCATGCGAGGCAACTGGCGGCCGCCGCGTCGATCGGCGTGACGTGCTTCTCGGCCTCGGCGGCGCCGCCGCGGCCGGGCTGGGCGCCCAGCGGGACGCGCTCGCCGCGCCCATCCAGGCCCCCGACTTCCTCAACTGCAACCCGCCCGACCTCCCGAACACGCCGCCGGACGCCAGCTGCTGTCCGCCGTACCGCGACGGCACCATTATCACCGACTTCAGGCCGCCGCCCGCCTCCTCGCCGCTCCGCGTGCGTCCGGCGGCGCACCTGGTGGACGCGGAGTCCCTGGCCAAGTACGAGAGGGCCGTGGCGCTCATGAAGCAGCTCCCCGCCGATGACCCCCGCAGCTTCGAGCAGCAGTGGCGCGTGCACTGCGCCTACTGCGGCGCCGTGTTCGACCAGGTCGGCTTCCCGGACCTGGAGATCCAGATACACTTCTGCTGGCTCTTCTTCCCATGGCACAG GTTGTACCTCTACTTTCACGAGAGGATCCTCGGCAAGCTCATCGGCGACGACACCTTCGCCCTGCCGTTCTGGAACTGGGACGCGCCGGACGGCATGTCACTGCCGGCGATCTACGCCAACGGGTCGTCGCCGCTCTACAACGAGAGGCGTGACCCCGCCCACCAGCCGCCATTCCCGCTCGACCTCGACTACAGCGACACCGACGCCAATATCTCAAGAGACCAGCTGATCGACCAGAACCTCAAGATCATGTACCGCCAG ATGGTTTCGGACGCGAAGAAGAGGGAGCTGTTCCTGGGGCAGCCGTACCGCGCCGGCGACCAGCCGGACACAGGTGCGGGCTCCGTGGAGAACGTGCCGCACGGCCCGGTCCACCGCTGGACGGGCGACCCGGCGCAGCCCAACCGCGAGGACATGGGCAACTTCTACTCGGCGGCGCGCGACCCCATCTTCTTCGCGCACCACGGCAACATAGACCGCCTCTGGCATGTCTGGCGCGGCCTCCGCCCGAGCAACACCGACTTCACCGACCCCGACTGGCTCGACGCCGCCTTCCTCTTCTACGACGAGGAGGCCCGCCTCGTGCGCGTCCGCGTCCGCGACTGCCTCGATACGGCCGCACTGCGGTACACGTACCAGGACGTCGGCCTGCCGTGGCTCAACGCCAGGCCAGCCAAGGCGTCCGCCGGGACGCCAGCGCCGGCCACCACCGGTACCCTCCCTGCCACCCTGGACAGGACCATCCGGGTGACGGTGACGAGGCCCAGGGTGTCGAGGAGCCGccgggagaaggacgaggaggaggaggtgctggTCGTGGAGGGGATCCAGATCGCCGACCATTTCAACGAGTTCGTCAAGTTCGACGTGCTGGTGAACGAGCCCGAACGCGCAGTGGGCGGCAcgccggcgacggcgacggggtaCTGCGCCGGGAGCTTCGCGTACACGCCGCACATGGCCCGGTCAGACGAGATGAGGAACGGGCCGGTGAAGACGGTGGCGAGGTTCGGCGTGTGCGACCTGATGGACGACATCGGCGCGGATGGCGACAAGACGGTGGTCGTGTCGCTGGTGCCGAGGTGCGGGTGCGAGATGGTCACCGTCGGCGGCGTCAGCATCAGCTACCTCAAGTGA
- the LOC123427786 gene encoding signal recognition particle 14 kDa protein, translated as MVLMQADPFLSELTNMYERTTEKGSVWVTMKRSSMKCKARLKKMADKGELVEYRCLVRASDGKRNISTSLSAKEYLKFQASYSLVLKAHMHALKKRERKDRKKTVEAEKIPEKEPKKQKKSSSKKSAGSK; from the exons ATG GTGCTGATGCAGGCAGATCCGTTCCTGAGCGAGCTGACCAACATGTACGAGCGGACCACGGAGAAGGGCTCCGTCTGGGTCACCATGAAGCGAT CCTCGATGAAGTGCAAGGCTAGGTTGAAGAAGATGGCGGACAAGGGGGAGCTGGTGGAGTACCGGTGCCTGGTCCGTGCCTCCGATGGCAAGAGGAACATCTCCACCTCG CTGTCTGCAAAGGAATATCTGAAATTCCAAGCTTCATACTCCCTGGTTCTTAAAGCCCACAtgcatgctttgaagaagagggagagGAAGGACAGGAAGAAGACGGTGGAGGCAGAGAAGATACCTGAGAAGGAaccgaagaagcagaagaaatcatcttcaaaaaAATCCGCAGGGTCCAAGTAG